In the genome of Spirochaetaceae bacterium, the window GCGCAACTTGCCGGCTCCGGCGGCTCCCTGCACATCGAGCAACCCACCCACCCCTACGAGGAGAGCGCCTACACCCTGACCACGCCGCAAGCCACCGAACGGGCCACCCTGAACAACGGCGTGCGCGCGTTCACCCCGTCCCTCGACCACTTCCACGACTGCCTGTTCGACGGCGCCGCGCCCATGCTCCCCAACACCGACGCCATCGCCACCGCCCGCGTCATGGGCGCCGCCGCCGAGTCCGCCCGCACCGGCCGGACCGTGCACCTGGATCAGCTCCGGGATCAGGTCTGATCAGAACAGTTCGAGTTGGCGCTCGTTGCGGCGCACCTCGCCGAAATCGCGGCGGCTGATGGCGAGCACCGGCTCCGCGACCGGACGAATCTGGCGCTCGATGTAGTGCTCGTAGTCGATCCGGTGTGCCCGCTCGGCGGCCGGCTCCGGGCCTTCCACGGTGATCACGTATTCGATCACGCTGCGCCAGGATGATGCCTCGCCGGGTCCGGCGGCGGCCTGCTTGCGCGCGGCCACCACGTGCGGGGCGGACGCGCGGTAGTCGTCCGCGTCCTTGCGCAGCGCCTTGTGGTAGACGAGCTGCTCGTCGCGGCGCCCGGCGGTCACCTCGCCGATCACCGCGCGCAGGTACTCCTCCACCGGCTCATCGGCGAACAACCGCCGGTACAGCTCGCGCTGCACCTCGTGCGCAAGCGCCGTCCAGTCGCGCCGCACCACCTCCATACCGGTGAACTGCAGCTCGCCGCCGGTCAGCCCGACGTACCGCTTGGTGGCGCCGCGCCCGCCGCCGCGCACACTCGGCAGCAGCAGCCGCTCGTAGCGGGTCTCGAACTCCATCTCCAGGTAGCTCCGCACGCGCCAGGTGGCGGCCACGTAGGCGGCAAGGTCCGCGTTGAGATGCCGCGCGAGGCGGGCGCCGTCGCCGGTACGGCTGCCGGCCACGAACAGGCTGTCGGTATCGCCGTACAGCACGGCCAGGCCGCGCTGCTCCATCCAGCCCTTCGCCCACAGCAGGAAGTGCTTGCCGAAGCTGGTGATGGCGTTGGCCAGCAGCGGATGGGAGAAGCGGCACGCGCTGGTGCCGAGCACGCCGTAGAACGAGTTCATCAGCACCTTGATGGCGTCGCTGGCGATCTTGTTGCCGGCCGTCTTGGCCTTCTCGCGGCTCGCGAACAGCTCGTCGAGCAGCTCGGTCAGGATGCCGCGCCGGCGCCGGAAGCGCGCCCCGTTGGGCGCCTCGATCACCTCGCCGCCGGCCGCCCGGTGCGCCTCGCTTTCCACCCGGATCAGCCCGAGCGGATCGATCTGAAAAGTGCGGATGATGCTCGGGTACAGGCTCTTGAAGTCGAACAGCAGCACGTCCTCGTGCAGCCCGGGGCGCGGCTTGAGAATGTGCCCGCCGTGCATCGGCTCCGGTCGCGCGCCGTTGCGGTCACCATTTCCGTTGCCGTTGCCACTGTCATGGCTGTCATGGCCGTCATGGCCGCGCCGCGGCTCGACGCCGACCGTCGGCGCCGCCACGCCGCGGACGTGCAGCCGCGACAGGTAGAGGAAGTCGAACGCCGCGATTGAAGATCCCACCCGGTCGGGCGGCATCCCGGTCAGCACGCTGCGCTCGACGGTGAACGCCACCAGGTCCAGCTTGTCCAGGATGTCGAGCACCAGGCGCGCATCGGTCAGGTTGTACTCCACGAATCGCGCGGGGTCGTGGTGGAAGGTGTGCATGATCTGCTCGACGTGATCGGCCCCGCCGAGCGTCTTGCCCTCACCGAGAATCTCCCGCGCGGCGTTCTCCAGCGAGTAGCTGTCCAGGCGGTAGGAGACCGCGCGCAGCAGGCGTATGCCGTCCAGCACCACCCGCCCCGGGATGAAGATCGAGTCGCTGAACCGGCGCCGCCTGGTGCCATTGCCGGCGTTACCGACGCCGCCGCGCCGGCGCGATTGTCCGCGCTGCCGCACCCCGCCGGGTGCGCGGCCCAGCTCCAACGGCACCTTCAGCTCCGCCGCGCGGCGGAGCAGCACCGGCACGTCGAAGTCGATGATGTTCCAGCCGGTCACCACGTCCGGGTCGAGCGCCCGCACCCGTTTGCAGAGCACGGTCAACAACTCCCGCTCGCTGACACAAGGAATTGCATCGGCGGGACAGGCGGAGCGCGCGGCGGCGTCCGGGCACAGCAGCAATACCTCGCGCGCGCCGCACCCCCACAGCGCCACCGACAGCAGGCGCGTCGCCTCGGGGTCGGTCTCGATGTCCAGGGAGAGGGTGGTGAGCGCCGGCGTCCAGCGCGCCGGCTCCACCTTCGGTTCGTCGAACACCACCGTCTCCCGCGGGGCGTCCGGCGCCGTCTCCGCCAGCGGACGCGCCGCACCTTGGATGCGCAGCGCGCTCCTGATGCCGCGGTCGATCAGGTAGCGGTAGGCGAAGCGCACGTCCGCCTCGTAGGTGGGAATTCCGGCGCGGTGCAGGCGGCTGCGCATCGCGGGCGCGTCGCCCGGGTGGCGCAGCCGGACGCGGTGCACCGGCGCGCCGTGCAAGGTGCGCCGGTCGGTGGCGTCGAGATTACCCGTGCCGAGCCCCCGCGCCTGCTCGGCGGCGCTGCTCTCGATGTAGAAGTAGGGCTCCGGGCGGCGGTCGCGCACCAGGAACGGGCGCCCGTCGGCGAGCCTGCCGTACAGGTGCACGACCGCACGGCCGCGGTCCGGCTCAGCCAGGTAGGTGGCGTTGAGAATGAACCCCAGGTGCCCGCCGCGGCGGTCTGCGGCGCGCATTCTGTCCGGCGGCATGGCGCCGCGTGGTCTGGAAGCCGCGCCGGCGGGGTGGCTCACCTCGCCCCCAGACCGGCGCACCCGCGCAGCCCCGCCACGTGAAACTCCCGCAAACCCGCTCCCCGCAATCCCCGTTCTCAATTCACCCCTGCGTCAGCCATGGACGAACGGATCAACTACCGCCTCCAGGCCGGCCCGAAAGCGCGCCGCATCGATCCGCATGGCGAACGCGGCTTCGGCGACGGCGGCCCTGGACACGAACCGGCGTAACGCCACAGGCCTCAACTCCGCGACCGGGGTTCCACTCCGGGTCACGATCATACTCTGGCCCGCGTGCACGTCACGCAGGATGGCCGCCAACTCGTTGCGGAGCTCGCGCTGAGTGATCGTCCTCATGCGGATGAATCGTAACGTCCGTGTCACTCCGTAGCGAGCAGGAATCGCCAGATCGGCACCACCTCGATGCTGCCAGTCGGGTCCTCGATCCGTTCCTGCTCGTCGCGTGTGACAATCGTTCCGCCGGTCACTTCCAACTCACCCATTGCTTCTTTCAACGCCGCCGTCTCGCGCCGTCGCGTTGCTGGATCGACCAGCGACTCGCACGCCTGCACCAGCATGGGCCGCTCGCGGCGGCGGGGGACGACGAAGTCCACCTCGCGGCCGTTCCTGGTCTTGTAGTAATAGATCTCCTGGTGACTCCGGCGTAGCGTCACGAACACGAGATTCTCCAGAAGATGGCCGGAGTTGATCAGTATCTGCGCCGACACCGACGCGACCAGGGCGTGATCGACGCAGTAGATCTTCTTGGGATTGGTGTTCCTGCGCGCCAGCGAGGCGTCGAAAATACGCACGGTAAACAGGAAGTAGGCGTCCTCGAACCACTCCAGGTAGTCGCTCACGGCGGCCTTCGGAACCCGGTGGCCGAGCGCCTTCAGGTAGCCGGTGAGGCTGTTGACCGTGTAGAGGCAGGCCGTACTGTCGATCAGCCGTCGGGCCAGATCCGCCACCGCCCGCGGGTGGGAGACATCGTGGCGCTCCACCAGATCGCGGTGCAGAATGGTGTGGAAGTACTCCTGGTGGATCTTGACCCGCAACGCCGCACCGGTGCCCGCGACCTCCGGGAACCCGCCGCGTTCCCAGTACTCGTCGAACCCTTTCCGGACCAGCAGGCGCCGCCTGGTGGACAATGCACCGTCGCTGTCGATACCGCGGTAGTCCAGGAATTCGCGGAACGAAAACGGGAACAGCTCCCATGACAGCGCCCTGCCGCGCATCTGCGTGGCGATCTCGCGCGACAGCAGTTGCGCCGACGACCCGGTGAGGTAAATCCGGCACCGTGCGGTGCGCAGCAGCCGGTCCACGAACGGCTCCCAGCCCACCACCGCCTGGATCTCGTCGAAGAAGCAGTACACAGTCTCGACGTCCTGCTTCTCCGGGTAGATTGAGTAGTACGCTTCCGGAATCAGCGCAAGGGTGGATGGCCCGAGCCCATGCAGCCGGTCATCGAAAAAATTCAGGTACAGAACGTTGCGCCGCGACACGCCGTCCGCGAGCAGCCGCTCGATTACCTGAAAGAGGAGCGTCGACTTGCCCCCGCGCCGCACGCCGATGCACACCGTCGCCTTGCCTGCCACCGTCTCGATGCGCACCCGCCGAGGCACGCCGGTCTGCAACGGCGACTCCTGGAAATCCAGGATCATCGTCCTGAGCGTCTCCAGCGAAGGTCCGGTGGGCGCCATAGTGGTCACGCATCTTACCGGAGTCATGACCAACTGGCAACATTTATTTCCAGTATGGGTTGTCAGCGGTATATTGACCGTCGCGACCAGTACGGGTCAGATTCGTGCAGGCCGACCGCGGCAAGGTCGCGATCGAGCGCCGAACGGCGAACTGACCGCGCCGCCCTGATTCGCCTGGGTGCATCGCGGGATCAAGGGCGTGGCAGTGTGGTTGCGGGAGGCGGCGAGTCGATTACAATCGCGAAATTCGATCCGGCGCAGGCTTCGAGCGATGAATTGCAGCGCTCCTACGTGGAGAGCGGCCACGTACTGGTCACCGACTTGGTGGACGAGGCCGACCGCGCCGAGATTACGCGTGAGTTGCGCAGGATCAACCGGGGCGACTACTCGCACTCGCCCACCGAGAGGGTTACTTGGCGCGACCGGGTCGAGCCGGTCGACTGGCCAGAGGATGACGAACGGCTCATTGGCCGCCACATGTACCTGGGGCAGCCGCACGCCTACAGCGCAGTCATCCGCGGCGCCATGACCCATTCCGGCATTTGCCGCGTCCTGGACCACGTCGTGGGCGCCTACGTGCCGTTCTGGAACGGCGCCTACAAGTGCATGCAGAGCATGTTCGTGGTAAAGCCTCCCGGCGGCGCCGGCAGCCCGTGGCACCAGGACGAGCACCCCATCCCGACGCGCGACCGCTCGCTGACCGGAGTATGGATCGCGCTCGCCGACGCGACGGTGGCGAATGGATGCCTGCGGATCCTGCCGGACAGCCACAAGTCGGGGGTCATCTACGAGCGCTACGCCCACGACCTGCCGGACGTCGACAGCAATCCGGTCGCGCGCGGCTTCGACGACACCGGAGCCATCCCGGTCGAGATGGCCGCCGGCAGCGTCCTGTTCTTCAGCGGCTACCTGCTGCACAGCTCGCACAAGAACCACAGCGACAGCTACCGCCCGGCCCTCACCTTCCACTACTGCAGCGCGTCGACGTGGCTCACCTGGGGCGGCGAGCAGAACTTCCGCGGCGTCGTGCCGATACGCGGCGAGGATCCCTACGCCGCCCAGGGCTACACCACGCCCCAGCCCTGGGCCAAGAAGCGCTAATAGCCGCACCGAAAGGGTGGCCGTACCGCCACGGACAATCGGGGACTTCCCGATGGATGACGCGGTCGAGGTCCGCCGATGCACTTGCAGACTCGACCATCATCACATATCGCGAAAACGGTCCAGGCAATACAGCAATTGCAAGAGCCCAATCTCCTGAGCTGACCGCGGTGGTGGCGGTCCGCGACCGGGCTGCCGCGGCTGCGTCGACGTTCCGGCGGGGGCCGGGGTAGGGTGGCGGCGTCATGAACGATTCTGCGGGCCGCGGCCTGCCGCCCTCCCTGCCACTGGACCTGCGCCGCGGCCTGACCGATGCCGGCGACACCGCCTTCCCGCTGCGTTGGGGCATTCTCGGCGCGGGCGGCATTTCGACCCAGTGGGTGGAGGCCCTGGCGGCCTGTCCGGGGGCCACGGTGACCGCCGTGGCGGCGCGCGACCGCTCGCGCGCGGAGCGGTTCGCGGCACGCTTCGGCATTGCCGCGGCATACGGCGACTACGCCGCCATGGTCGCCGCGCCGGAGGTGGACATTGTGTACGTCGGCACCGTCAACAGCGTGCACAAGGAGCACACCCTGCTCGCCGTTGCCGCCGGCAAGCACGTGCTGTGCGAGAAGCCGCTGGCCGAGAACGCCGCCGACGCGCGCGCCATGTACGCGGCGGCGGGGGAGCAAGGCGTCATGCTGCAGGACGCCGTGTGGACGCGCTTTTTCCCGGCCGTCGAGCACGCCCGCACGCTGATCGAGGAGGGCGCCATCGGGCGGGTGTCGCTGGTGCAGTCCGACTTCTTCGACCCGATCTACGCGGTTCAGGCGGCGCCGCTGGCGTTCGGCGCCGGCGCCAAGCCGACTGCGATCGGCGTTGCCGGCCGCAACGCGCGCGGGGCGGTGGTCGAGTACGGTCCCGAACGGTGCGCCATGCTCACCTTCCCCGCGCGGCGCAGCGAGTTTCCGGAGGTGACCGAGATTGCCGGCAGCGGGGGGCGGATTACCCTGCACCGCCCGGCGCACAGCCCGACCCGGATGTCGGTGCGGCAGGCCGCCGAGGACCAAGTCCCCTCCCTGTACGCCACCGCCAACGTACCGCTGCCGGAGCAGGTGTTCGAGTATCCGCTGCCCGGCACGTTCGGCATGCGGCGCCCGCATCCGAATCAGCACGGCTTCCTCTACCAGGCGGAGGCGGTGCACCGCTGTCTGGCCGCCGGGCTGCGCGAGTGCCCGCAGTACGGACAGCAGGAGTCGCTGCACGCCATGGACCTGCTCACCTCCATCTACTCCCTGCTACGGGCCCAGGATGACTAGGCCGCCCGCCGTCTCGCCCGCCGCGGGCCCGCCACTCCCCTGACCGGCGCCCAGCCCGCCGGACCGCTGGGCCGCGCCGCCGCCCTGCTGCGCGACGGCCCCTTTCGCCGCCTCCTGCTGGCGGCGGCGCTGTTCTACATCGTCCGCACCGGCGAGCTGGCGGTGCTCGGGTGGCTCATTTTCGATCTCACGGGGTCGCCGTCGCGGGTGGCGCTGGTCGGCGTGGTGCGGATGACGCCATTGCTGTTGTTCGGGCTCGGCATCGGCGCCGTCGTGGACCGTGCCTCGAAGCGCCGCCTGGTCGCCTTCGCGCACACGCTCGTGCTGGCCGCCATCGCCTCGGTCGTGGTGGCCACCGCGGCCGGAGCCGCGACCCCGCTGCATCTCTACCTGGCGGTGTTCGCGAGCGGCATCGGCTTCGCCGCCGACTTCTCGGCGCACCGCGCGCTGATGGCGCACCTGGTACCGCGCACCGCCCTCGGCACGGTGGCCGCCCTGGACACCACCACCCTCACCGGCAGTTACCTGCTCGGTCCCTCGCTAGGCGGGCTGGCCATCGCAACGCTCGGCTTTGCCGGCGCCTATGCGCTGCTGCTGGCCCTGGTCGGCTGCTCGCTCGCGCTGGTGCTCGGGGTGCCGCGTGACATGCCCGGCGGACCGCCGGCGCGGCGGCTGCGCCTGCCGCAGGCGTTGCGCGCGGTTGCCGCCAACCGCACCGTGCTGGCGGTGCTGCTGATCACCATGGTGATGAACGCCTGCGCCTTCCCGTACCAGTTCATGCTGCCGGTGATCGCGCGCGACGAACTGGCCGTCGGTCCGGTCGCCTACGGCGTGCTCGGCAGCGCCGCCGGGCTCGGCGCCCTGTTCAGCGCGCTCGCCGCCGGCGCGGTGCCGCCGCGGCTGGCTGGGCGCGTGTTCAGCGGCGGCTCCCTGCTGCTGCTGTCCTGCATCTTCGTGTTCGCGCTGTCGCGCAGCTATCCGCTGTCGATCGCCGTCCTGTTCGTGGGCGGCTTCGGCTTCGCCTCCTTCGCCGTGCTGCAGACATCGGTAGTCCTGCAGGGCACCGATCCGGCACTGCGCGGGCGCGCCCTCGGCGCCGTGACCCTGGGCATCGGCTCGCAGCCGTTCGGGGCGCTCGCGCTCGGCGGGCTGGCGGAAGCGGCCGGCGCTCCGCTGGCCGTGGCCGGGATGAGCGGCCTCGGGCTCATCCTGGTGCTTGCTGTGGTTGTGGCGCTGCGCATCTGGAGGCCGCCCCGTCCCGACGGCACTGCCATCACGTGACCGGGCCGTGCCGGGGCGCCATCGCACCGCCGCGGAATCGTGCCGGCCCGGCCCGGCTGCGCCGCGGCTCGCCGCCGGCATCGGGCGGCAGCAGCAGGACAGGCGTTCGGGGCAGCACGCCGAACTGTTGTCGCGCGCCGGCCAACGCCATAGGATCACCGGCATGATCGTGCGCTTGGCAGACCTGACCCGAGATCGCGTCGAGGAACTCGCCGCCGACAGCCTGGCGGTGCTGCCGACGGCGTCGATCGAGCAGCATGGTCCGCATCTGCCGGTCGGGGTGGATACCTTCCTCTGCGAAGCGGTGGTGACCCGCGCCGCGCAGCGCGCAACCTGCGGCATCGTGGTGGCGCCTACCCTGCGCTACGGCGACTCGGCGCATCACTTTCCATTCCCCGGCGTGCTCACGCTGTCGAGCGGCAGTTACATCGCGGCGGTGGGCGAGCTGTGCGACTCCCTGTACCGGTCCGGCTTCCGGCGCCTGGCGGTGATCAACGGCCACGGCGGCAACGACGCCGGCAACGAGATCGCCACCCGCGACCTGCTGCACCGCGCCGAGCGCGACGTCACGGTCAGCGCGGCCGCCTACTGGGACATCGCGCGCACTGCCCTGGTCGCCGAAACCGACCTGGCCAACTCCCTGATTCCCGGTCACGCAGGCCGTTTCGAGACCGCACTGATGCTGGCGGTCCGGCCCGAGCTGGTGGACCGGGAGGCTCTGGCGCGCATCGGCGAGGGCGGCGACACCTCCGGCGGGCGGTTCCGCTCACTGCCCGGAGCGGCGACCTCGCGCGTGCGCGCGGCCGGCGGCTGGCAGGCGGGCGGCGGCTTCACCGACCAGCCGGCCCTGGCCGAAACCGCCGCCGGCGCCCGCTACCTGGAGGTGATCACGCGCGAAGTGGCCGCCTTTCTGGACGCCCTCGCAACCCGCTGACCGCCCCCGCGCGTCTCCGCGTCCCCGGCCCTATTGCGCTTCGTCGGTCTGCCGGAGCGCGGCGGTTACGGCGAAGCCGGTACCGGTGTCGGTGTCGGCAAGCGCCTCCAGCAGTGCGCGCCGCGCCTCGCCGGTGCCGATCCGTCCCAACGCGGTCGCCGCGTAGAAGCTGACGTACCGTTCGCCGCGCAGCAGCGTCTCCGACAGCGCGGACACGGCCTCGCCAGCGGCGGGTCCGGCGACCTTGCTCAGCGCGATGGCGGCATTGCGGCGCACGACGTACTCGCCATCCCGTAGGGCCGCCAGCAATCCGGACAGTACGCGCCCACCCCGGCAGCCGATCGTGCCGAGCGCCTCCAGCGCGTTCCGGCGCACCCACCTGCTCTCGTCCCCCAGCGCGCGCACCAACGCGGGCACGGCCGGCCTCGCTCGCACGCCGATGTTGCCAAGCGCATCGGCCGCCGCCGCGCGCACGGACCACGCGCAATCCCCCAGCGCCGCGGTCAGGGCGGCCACGGCCGGCGAGCCCACCGCGCTGAGCGCGTGTACCGCGTACAGGTCGCTCGGGTTGCCGCCCGCCGGGTTGGCCTGCGACCGGCCCGCGTTGCGCCGCCGGCGCGCCGGAGCTTCCGCGCGCAACACCTCGACCAGCGCAGGGACCACCGCGGCTCCCATCGCCGCCAGCGCAAAGGCCGCGCGCAGGCACACCGCTTCGTCGTTCGTCCGCAGGTCGGCCAGCAGCGCCGGCAGTGAGTCGCCGGCCGGTACGGCGGGCGCGGTGGCCCGGCGCTCACGCCCGCACAGCCAGTTCCAGACCTCCTCCGACAGAGCCGGGTTGGCGTCGCGCGGATCGGTGTGCCAGGGCGCGCCGGCACTGTTCCAGGAAGGGCCGGCCGCCGGCTCCCGCATGCGCGTGAACTGGAACTTGAGCATGTAGCGCATGCGGTCGCTACGATTTGCCGTCGCCCGGTGCCAGGTATCGAAGTTGACCAGGTTCACCGTGCCTGCCTGCCCGCACAGCGGCAG includes:
- a CDS encoding HEAT repeat domain-containing protein, with protein sequence MVDQPRLLDDAAMRRFIVDGYLQVQADLPAALHRRIRDRIDTVLAGGGNPGDDILPYVPEIGQVFDAPSVRGALTSLLGPDYAIHPHRHCHDLGPGADGQHWHKDDYVGDQNVRHHRFRWVMAFYYPQDVSADMGPTAILPRRQCFNTVRDNDLARTAEELEIARNMTVESSRLPDHDAEAVRRTARRLDDERTRTAERDELPLCGQAGTVNLVNFDTWHRATANRSDRMRYMLKFQFTRMREPAAGPSWNSAGAPWHTDPRDANPALSEEVWNWLCGRERRATAPAVPAGDSLPALLADLRTNDEAVCLRAAFALAAMGAAVVPALVEVLRAEAPARRRRNAGRSQANPAGGNPSDLYAVHALSAVGSPAVAALTAALGDCAWSVRAAAADALGNIGVRARPAVPALVRALGDESRWVRRNALEALGTIGCRGGRVLSGLLAALRDGEYVVRRNAAIALSKVAGPAAGEAVSALSETLLRGERYVSFYAATALGRIGTGEARRALLEALADTDTGTGFAVTAALRQTDEAQ
- a CDS encoding creatininase family protein, with the protein product MIVRLADLTRDRVEELAADSLAVLPTASIEQHGPHLPVGVDTFLCEAVVTRAAQRATCGIVVAPTLRYGDSAHHFPFPGVLTLSSGSYIAAVGELCDSLYRSGFRRLAVINGHGGNDAGNEIATRDLLHRAERDVTVSAAAYWDIARTALVAETDLANSLIPGHAGRFETALMLAVRPELVDREALARIGEGGDTSGGRFRSLPGAATSRVRAAGGWQAGGGFTDQPALAETAAGARYLEVITREVAAFLDALATR
- a CDS encoding MFS transporter, translated to MRDGPFRRLLLAAALFYIVRTGELAVLGWLIFDLTGSPSRVALVGVVRMTPLLLFGLGIGAVVDRASKRRLVAFAHTLVLAAIASVVVATAAGAATPLHLYLAVFASGIGFAADFSAHRALMAHLVPRTALGTVAALDTTTLTGSYLLGPSLGGLAIATLGFAGAYALLLALVGCSLALVLGVPRDMPGGPPARRLRLPQALRAVAANRTVLAVLLITMVMNACAFPYQFMLPVIARDELAVGPVAYGVLGSAAGLGALFSALAAGAVPPRLAGRVFSGGSLLLLSCIFVFALSRSYPLSIAVLFVGGFGFASFAVLQTSVVLQGTDPALRGRALGAVTLGIGSQPFGALALGGLAEAAGAPLAVAGMSGLGLILVLAVVVALRIWRPPRPDGTAIT
- a CDS encoding type II toxin-antitoxin system prevent-host-death family antitoxin, which translates into the protein MRTITQRELRNELAAILRDVHAGQSMIVTRSGTPVAELRPVALRRFVSRAAVAEAAFAMRIDAARFRAGLEAVVDPFVHG
- a CDS encoding Gfo/Idh/MocA family oxidoreductase; its protein translation is MNDSAGRGLPPSLPLDLRRGLTDAGDTAFPLRWGILGAGGISTQWVEALAACPGATVTAVAARDRSRAERFAARFGIAAAYGDYAAMVAAPEVDIVYVGTVNSVHKEHTLLAVAAGKHVLCEKPLAENAADARAMYAAAGEQGVMLQDAVWTRFFPAVEHARTLIEEGAIGRVSLVQSDFFDPIYAVQAAPLAFGAGAKPTAIGVAGRNARGAVVEYGPERCAMLTFPARRSEFPEVTEIAGSGGRITLHRPAHSPTRMSVRQAAEDQVPSLYATANVPLPEQVFEYPLPGTFGMRRPHPNQHGFLYQAEAVHRCLAAGLRECPQYGQQESLHAMDLLTSIYSLLRAQDD
- a CDS encoding ATP-binding protein, coding for MAPTGPSLETLRTMILDFQESPLQTGVPRRVRIETVAGKATVCIGVRRGGKSTLLFQVIERLLADGVSRRNVLYLNFFDDRLHGLGPSTLALIPEAYYSIYPEKQDVETVYCFFDEIQAVVGWEPFVDRLLRTARCRIYLTGSSAQLLSREIATQMRGRALSWELFPFSFREFLDYRGIDSDGALSTRRRLLVRKGFDEYWERGGFPEVAGTGAALRVKIHQEYFHTILHRDLVERHDVSHPRAVADLARRLIDSTACLYTVNSLTGYLKALGHRVPKAAVSDYLEWFEDAYFLFTVRIFDASLARRNTNPKKIYCVDHALVASVSAQILINSGHLLENLVFVTLRRSHQEIYYYKTRNGREVDFVVPRRRERPMLVQACESLVDPATRRRETAALKEAMGELEVTGGTIVTRDEQERIEDPTGSIEVVPIWRFLLATE
- a CDS encoding DNA polymerase II → MPPDRMRAADRRGGHLGFILNATYLAEPDRGRAVVHLYGRLADGRPFLVRDRRPEPYFYIESSAAEQARGLGTGNLDATDRRTLHGAPVHRVRLRHPGDAPAMRSRLHRAGIPTYEADVRFAYRYLIDRGIRSALRIQGAARPLAETAPDAPRETVVFDEPKVEPARWTPALTTLSLDIETDPEATRLLSVALWGCGAREVLLLCPDAAARSACPADAIPCVSERELLTVLCKRVRALDPDVVTGWNIIDFDVPVLLRRAAELKVPLELGRAPGGVRQRGQSRRRGGVGNAGNGTRRRRFSDSIFIPGRVVLDGIRLLRAVSYRLDSYSLENAAREILGEGKTLGGADHVEQIMHTFHHDPARFVEYNLTDARLVLDILDKLDLVAFTVERSVLTGMPPDRVGSSIAAFDFLYLSRLHVRGVAAPTVGVEPRRGHDGHDSHDSGNGNGNGDRNGARPEPMHGGHILKPRPGLHEDVLLFDFKSLYPSIIRTFQIDPLGLIRVESEAHRAAGGEVIEAPNGARFRRRRGILTELLDELFASREKAKTAGNKIASDAIKVLMNSFYGVLGTSACRFSHPLLANAITSFGKHFLLWAKGWMEQRGLAVLYGDTDSLFVAGSRTGDGARLARHLNADLAAYVAATWRVRSYLEMEFETRYERLLLPSVRGGGRGATKRYVGLTGGELQFTGMEVVRRDWTALAHEVQRELYRRLFADEPVEEYLRAVIGEVTAGRRDEQLVYHKALRKDADDYRASAPHVVAARKQAAAGPGEASSWRSVIEYVITVEGPEPAAERAHRIDYEHYIERQIRPVAEPVLAISRRDFGEVRRNERQLELF
- a CDS encoding phytanoyl-CoA dioxygenase family protein, producing MVAGGGESITIAKFDPAQASSDELQRSYVESGHVLVTDLVDEADRAEITRELRRINRGDYSHSPTERVTWRDRVEPVDWPEDDERLIGRHMYLGQPHAYSAVIRGAMTHSGICRVLDHVVGAYVPFWNGAYKCMQSMFVVKPPGGAGSPWHQDEHPIPTRDRSLTGVWIALADATVANGCLRILPDSHKSGVIYERYAHDLPDVDSNPVARGFDDTGAIPVEMAAGSVLFFSGYLLHSSHKNHSDSYRPALTFHYCSASTWLTWGGEQNFRGVVPIRGEDPYAAQGYTTPQPWAKKR